TCATGGTCACGGCTCAGTTAATAATTTGATTGATCTTCTTCACACTGTTTTAGCACTAAGCATATGGAAAGGTAGAATGGTGTGGTGAACATAACATTGGCTTAAGAGTGGAAacctggctttgccactttctTTGCGTGTAACTTTAGGTGAAACAAGAGTACGAGTTCTGTCTAAAAGAAGCAGCTGCTATTCAGCTCCAGCCAATTTGGAATGAGTTTAGCCATCTGGAATGTAGTCCTAATAGAGGCAGGTCTTTTGATTTTTGGAAAGAAGGTGGAAATCTGGAGAAGTTTGtagattttttaatgtagttaaCTAATTTAAAAGTATTGAAAACACTGAGTAGCCCCAAATAGACTTGTATGTCGTCAGGATGTGGCCTAAGGATCATATGATGATTTTGTGTAATTCATGGTCTTGGGGCTCCTCTGAGTTCTGAGATCTGGATTTTTGTACAAATTTGATCAATGGATGAGTTGAATGtgtggtttttaagtttatttatatttggagagagtgagtaggggaggggcagagagagatggaaagagagaatcccaagcaggctccatgctcaactcAGAGCCCCagacagggctcgatcccatgacagtgagatcatgccctgagttgaaatcaagagtcagatgcttcacctgctgagccacccagacacccctgaattaaatcttttaaagtgacttgcaggggcgcctgggtggcgcagtcggttaagcgtccgacttcagccaggtcacaatctcgcggtccgtgagttcgagccccgcgtcaggctctgggctgatggctcagagcctggaggctgtttccgattctgtgtctccctctctctctgcccctcccccgttcatgctctgtctctctctgtcccaaaaataaataaacgttgaaaaaaaaaaaaaataaagtgacttgcagattttgttttgtttattattgtaaaaaaaaaaaacaaaacgaaaacactGCTGTTTAATAACAATATGTTGGTAGTTGCTCTTGTTATAGGAAAACAATATGGTCTTATTTGGACAAGTCAGACATCACAAAAATGTTAACTCCAGTGTCTTCATGAACCGATGTTTTTAGTGAAAGCAGTAGTAATGCTGAAGAGTTAACATTAGATATAGTAGTAATCATAGGCAGTGAAGAAAGTTGGAAAAACTGTTTGATTAGACTTATTAATGTTCATCATGATGATTTCTTCTATACTGTTGATGTAGGTTGCTGACAATGAAAATTCATTTTGGACAGTTTGAAGAGGTTTTAAAATGTCTGAGAGCTTgtattcttgttctttttttgctgatttttttcttttctttcagaaccTGAGAAATTGGTACATCATATTCTTCAGGATATGTATAAAACCAAGAAGAAGAAGACTCGGGTTATTCTACGAATGTTACCTATTTCGGGCACATGCAAGGCTTTCTtagaagacatgaaaaaatatGCAGAAACATTTTTGGAACCCTGGTTTAAAGCTCCAAACAAAGGGACATTTCAGATTGTATATAAATCTCGAAATAACAGCCACATGAATAGAGAAGAAGTTATCAAAGAATTGGCAGGTATGTTTCTTTTAGTGATTTTACATTCGTATGTAATagtaaatacttgttttttttttttttttttaaattttttttttcaacgtttatttatttttgggacagagagagacagagcatgaacgggggaggggcagagagagagggagacacagaatcggaaacaggctccaggctccgagccatcagcccagagcccgacgcggggctcgaactcacggaccgcgagatcgtgacctggctgaagtcggacgcttaaccgactgcgccacccaggggccccagtaaatacttgtttttaggaatttttttttaagatttaaggCTTATATTTTTGGATATAAAACAAGTATATTAAAATGTCCTTAAAATAAGGGCGCAtggttggctcagctggtagagcatgtgactcttgatctcagggttgtgagctcgagccccacattggggacagagattactttaaaaaaaaaaaaaaagtccttaaaataATATCAGACCTAACAGACTTGGATATGAAACTTTCTGGTAGTTAGATATTAAATCTTCCAAATCAAGAttgaattttctttggaaaaaaaattactctgattaaatatttcaggattttatttgtatttatttattgaaagagttCACAGAGTTTGACTGAGGTCCATGTAGAAGCATAGACTAGTATGTATATTGCTTTTAACAAGTCCCAAATGGAAAGATGAAAGATTGTGTTTGTATCTGTCAAGCTTCATGGTACCCTTCTTCCTCTAAGTGTTTCCCTATTCTTTTTGTTACAGGAATAGTAGGCAGCCTCAATTCGGAAAATAAAGTGGATCTTACCAATCCACAGTACACAGTGGTAGTAGAAATCATTAAAGCTGTCTGTTGCCTGAGTGTTGTGACAGATTACATGTTGTTCAGGAAGTATAATCTCCAGGAGGTGGTTAAGAGTGCTAAGGACCCATCACAGCTTAACCCAAAGCAGCCAGCACAAGCAGGAAATGGGAAAGAAGCTAAATTGGAATCTGGtgacaaatcaaatcaaaatgacccagcagaaggaaaaaataaccaGCAAGTGGTACCAGAAAATAATGAGGAGCTGGGGCACACAAAACCAAGATCTGAGACACAGGtggtgagtgagggaggagctaATCCTGAACTTGAAAGTCAAGTCACAGAAGGATCTCAGCCAAATGAAAATGACCtctcatagagaaaaaaaaaatcacttgatgTTGCAGGTAGGTTTCTCTGGTGGCATTTGGTGAGATGTTGGTAGGATTCTGTATAAAATTGTGACTGAAAATACAGGTTTTGAACTTTGTATGTTGCATAATGCTGTACTCACAATAGCGAACAGTGATTGAGCAGCTCCATTAACAGTTATGTTGGAGATCTTTTCAGCCCCATGTGCCAGGTGCAGTTTGGCTTGTGTGAATTTTGTTTAGCTGGGAGAAACTGTGGATAATTGGTGAGCACTtgcatggaggggagggtgacagGAGGCTAATGTTGGGCTCTCCCTCATGATTACTTTCCCCAGCCTCCCTTTCTGCACTGCCATCTAACTTACTGGAGTAAACAAACTCTGTAAGAGACACTCCTAGGGAAATTAGCATTCTAAGGAAGGAATTTTTACATGTTGCAACTCATCTGTCCCCTGTCACTTTGTTGTAAACATTGCAAAAACATGGGTCTTCTAGGTGAGAAGTGAATTGTTTTTTGtgaagtttttgtatttttttgtgattCTTAGAGTTACTTTGTAACTCTTAGTTACTATggcagattttatattttattaacatttgttaaaCAAATCTGATGTTCCAGTGCTGCAATTTTTGAGGTCATGGTGTAAGATAGAAGAGGACCATTCTAGGCATAGAAATACAGACATTTCTGTTGAGGTTAGTGATGAAGAATTAGTCTTCTGTGGTACTTTGGTATGCCAGTGCAACAAGGGACACAAATTCTTTCTTTACAGTGAAAGCTACTTTTCAGTGATCTTACGGATTTACAATCCAAGCTGTTGTCTTCCATTGTACATTGTGGAATGCAACTTACAAACCTAGCATTTGCTCTAGCAATTGTAACTATAAATCATAGCCATTTGATAAGTAAagatgttaattattttaaatggcacCTGGAATATCAAAACAgtaaactttgtttaaaaaagtcacattcaggggcacctgactggctcagtttatagagcatgtgacccttgatctcggggttgtaggtttgagccccctgttgggtgtagagattgcttaaaaataaaatcttaaaaaaacaaaaaatcacattCAGTAAAAGGTTTAGAAAGCAAAATTTTAGTAGCAGCattatattagaaaaatttaataataataataccaatgtAATAATACCaatataacattaaaatgtgAGGGCAAGAAGCAGTATAAGAAATTGAAAAGCCTTCACTTTCAGTTTAATAAATTGATTTATGTCTCCTGATACTAAAGAGGTTTGGGTAATTAACTGAAAAGCAGCCGCTTCTCTGTCTGGGTTGATGAGTCAACAGATTCCATGAATATTTGTCCTACTATAGCCTTGGTAAGGTTGGTGAATGATGACAAAATTCAAGAAAGCTTGTTCTGCTGCGAGGAGCCTCTCAAAACAAAGGCAATATAAATTTAATGGTCTTTATAACTGAAGACTGAAGGTCTGTCATCTCTACTCCTGGTGCTCATCCTTGGCTCCATGACCAGTTTTGCCTCATTCTGGTAAAAGGAAATGTTGACATTCATGTTATAGCACACTGCTTTCTTCCCAGAGAGGTGCTGATATAAAACACTTGGAGTTGAAATGAAGAAAGTTCTGGATAATGCTGCAGAAATGGTTAACTTTATTAAAGACCCATTTATGcaggaatgtttaaaaataaataaagctcaaaTCTGAACAAAGAGCATATAAATCTACATACAGAAATCTAGTGGCTTGTCAGAAGAGTTCTCAACAGGATATTTGAGTTGAAAGGTCAATTGCCAGAGTACTTACAAGAAAATATTAGGCCAGATTTTGCAGAGTGCTTTGGAGATGAAGGATGGCTAAGACACTAGTCTATttagcagacattttttttttttttttttttaatcacatgaaCAAACAAGTTCCTGCAAGGTCCtggagaaaatgtattttcttaaaagtgaTAAGATTCTTGGATTGATAACTGACTCGTTGGAACAGTCACATCGCCAAAGGAACTCTTGAAGTTTCCACACCCACTTGGGCATGAGAGTGAAGAAAAGATAGCAACGAGTCTGAGGCCTTAACTAAAACTCTCTGTGAAGAACTGCAAAACCAAATAgcctttcccctccttttctcaACACCTGTGTATGACTAGGTGCGAAATCCCTTCTCTGAATCTCAGCCTGAAATTTTGtccaggagaagagaaagaactcTCTGAGTCATAGTCTGATAGTTCAGGATTTCTGTGAAATAAGAGTATTAAACTTAGTGCTGACACTCACATGCCATGAAACTTAATTTGAAAGTTTTTTCAAGGTTTCCCCCAGGGTAAAACTACTGAAAAAAACTGGAAGAGACTCACCAAAGAGGGCTGCATAAGAAGTCCaggttgaaaataaatattaagaggCTGTGAAATTCACTTTTAGatgggtttatttttaagttttaaaaagttcataaGTATTATAAATGTTGAGTCTTCCTTCACCAACGTCTATGTCTGTTTAATGGCCAGGGAATGTGGTAATGTATTTTTATCCTTCTAAACTAGTGGTCCTGCTTGGTAAACCAGACTAGAAGGATTAGGGAGGGGAAAAGACTATAGATTGGACCTTGGTAATGCAGATGAGGCTGCAAGTCCTTCTAGATCTTTAGATATTTAGAGTGTTAACTCTTAGTAGGTTGAGatcattttaaaaggatgatCAGAGCATTTTAACTGTCACGGAGGATAGGATTTTGGTGCCTTCATCAGACTTGCTCCAAGACAAAGACACTTTTATTTTGATAGTGCAAGACTTTGGGACTCTGGGAATAAAATTGGCCACATGCTTACAGAACATCTAAGTTTGTGGAACTGGGTTCCTTTTACTTTGTGAAAGCTGCTACTCTACAGAAAGATTTTGATTTAgtagtttgtttttaatcctcttgtatttatttttatttggtaagACCTTCGACAAAAGCTATTCTTTCCAGCTGTAAAGCACTGTGTTCTGTTGGAATCTGATTTCATTCATTGATGCATTTTCAGGTTTCATAACTTTATTGTCACTGACTTTTGAGCATGTTGCTTTATAAGTGACAAGATACCAGGGTGGAAAttgagtgttgttttttttttttttccatttaatttttgtttttgtttttgtttttaagttacgTCAGCTAAAAAAAACTCCAGTGTTGTGGTTTAgtaaatttgttttgctttgtggaGGATAGGGTGTTATACTTGGTATTTTGAGACATGTTTGCTTAAGGCTAAACATGAtttctaaatgttctttttatttgtattttgcttttgttatggCCAGATATTTAGCTTGTTTTTCATAGTTTatgatattttcagaaaaatcaaaataaatttgttcCCTAAAGATTGGTGttctgtgctttttctttctttctttcttcctcttagtAAATCTCttgatttatgtgtgtgtgtgtgtgtgtgtgtgtatacacatacatatgtataatatatatataatttttttttaatgtttattttttttgagagagatagagtgtgagcagggcaggggcagagagagagggagacacagaatctgaagcaggctctgggctctgagctgtcagcacagagcccaacgcagggctgtggggctcaaactcatgaaaggtgagataatggcctgagctgaagtcggatgcttaaccaaccgagccacctaagtgccccataAATCTCTTGATTTATAATAGATACCTCATAAAAGATGTTTTTATGTCAAATTATACATTGtcctaaaatataaatcatttttataaatgattatataaaaaaagatataaaacatttaataattgcTCTTGAATAATTACTCTTATTAAGTAATCCAAACTTTAGATATTTTGCAGCGAATTTGCTTCAAAAGGAGGTATAGTAATACAGTAGTCAATTAAATGCACTTATTTGGTTTTTGGATTATTTATATtccttattttaatattaatattaaaatataaactaataaaattaaattaatattataaaatattaatattttaaagaactaataaaaagatcttagaaattattatttttagatttatttatttttgagagagagcatgagcaggggtgaggcagagagaatgggggacagaggatcaaagtgggctccacattgacagcagagagcccaatgtggggctagaactaacaaactgcgagaccatgacctgaaccgaagttggatgctcaaccaactgaatcacccaagcACCTTGAAGAAATTCAGTCTTGAACTTTTAGAATAGTTCTAATCTTTACTTTGGCTTAATCATTCACAAGATAATTCAATGTCCACTGTGCTTTTCTAAGtaattatttgctattttaaacCCTTGCAAATCATTAAAAGCATTGCCTTTGTCAGTTTGGTCATTATAGCAGTTTTCTTCCCAAAtgtttttagattttcatttattttttggctaattgcaaaacaaaaaattgagTTTTTCAACCAGGAAAAATCTTCAGCATTTTAAGAGACTAATCACTAAATTGTTAGGAAGCAAGGACTAAAAGCAGCCCTATTAACAACTTAATGCCATCGTCTCTTATCAGGCTATGTTCTACCCCATTCATGGTCTCTCAGAACGTTGCGTTTGATTTTCCCAGTGATTGTCTTTGGGAGTTCTGGAACAAATTCCACCTAATTAACAGAAACACATTATGAGACACTTGATTCCATTTTGACAATCCCAGCTGTCAGTACAATAGGGAAAGCTTTCATGCAACTCTAGCATGGAGTTTAAGTCTAGGGGTTGTCTTCGTCCACCAAGCTCATTGAAATTCTTGTGTTTATATAGTAAAGTTGACAATGGAGCTCCATCATGGGTTTTTAGTGCAAAGGCTGTGTGCTTTGTCAGAAGAATATAATAATTCCTTTACTCCTAAGTTCAATTGGACCTAGGCCTCCACTACCCCAGGGAAATAGAGGCCACACCTAAATGCACAAGGAAACAAGTTAATTCTTGGGGTTTGGGCTTTTAAGAACTGGGTCCTGCAGTTTCTGAGGgagatttttgagagagaattttGAGTACACACAATTTTCCCCTTATGTCCATGGTAAATCCTCTTCGTTTCCCTTCCTCAAGATGTaactattgtattttaaaattttctcaaataaCATTTCTGAAAATCAACTGCCATGGATTTAGTAAATTTAATGGAGAAAATGTAACTATTCTTAAAGTTAACTACCTTTTGGTTGAAATACCAACTGAAATGGAATTCTCATGTTAAGGATCAATATCAACCAATAGTATTCTgggatgagaaggaaggaagttgCAGTGCCATCTCTATGTTtttatatagaattatttttttaattaaaattttaaaaaaatatttattttggggagatagagtgcaagcaggggaggggcagagagagacacacacacagaatttgaggcaagctccaggctccaagctgtcagcaaagaacctgacGCAGGTGTCAAACCCACAaagtgcaggatcatgacctgggctgaaggcGGACgcccaaccacctgagccacccaggcacccttttatAGAATTATTCTTAAATCCTCCCTTGAAGAAGAAGGTCTCAGGAAAGATTCCACAGTTTCTTCggatagtatatatatatttttctaagccTTAAGTTTGGTCAGTTTGATACTAAAGCCCTGTGCTTTGAATTTGTAAGGGTATTATGGATCAAGAGTGCCATGATTGTTGAATTAggtgctgttttcattttttaaaaacattttttaaagtttattagagagagagcacgagacagggaggggcagaaagaaagggagagagagaatcccaagtaggttccatgctcaacGTGGAGCCTTGG
This sequence is a window from Prionailurus viverrinus isolate Anna chromosome E3, UM_Priviv_1.0, whole genome shotgun sequence. Protein-coding genes within it:
- the THUMPD1 gene encoding THUMP domain-containing protein 1, with the translated sequence MAAPVQQPPQSSGGKRKGKAQYVQAKRARRCDGGGPRQLEPGLQGILITCNMNERKCVEEAYSLLNEYGDDMYGPEKFTDKDQQPSGSEGEDDDMEAALKKEVGDIKASTEMKLRRFQSVESGANNVVFIRTLGIEPEKLVHHILQDMYKTKKKKTRVILRMLPISGTCKAFLEDMKKYAETFLEPWFKAPNKGTFQIVYKSRNNSHMNREEVIKELAGIVGSLNSENKVDLTNPQYTVVVEIIKAVCCLSVVTDYMLFRKYNLQEVVKSAKDPSQLNPKQPAQAGNGKEAKLESGDKSNQNDPAEGKNNQQVVPENNEELGHTKPRSETQVVSEGGANPELESQVTEGSQPNENDLS